CCGGAGAGATCAGGCTCGACGGCCACCGGATCGCCGCCCCCGGCCGTACCGTGCCGCCGGAGCGGCGGCGTATCGCGGTCGTCCCGCAGGAAGGCGCGCTCTTCCCTCACCTGACGGTGCGCGGCAATGTCGCCTACGGGCTCGACCGGCACAGCCGACGGACCGGCCGCATCGAAACCGTGCTGGCGCTGGTGGGCCTCGCCGGATGCGAGGACCGAATGCCGCACCACCTCTCCGGCGGCCAGCAACAACGCGTGGCCGTCGCCCGGGCGCTGGCCCCGCACCCACCGGTCGTCCTGCTCGACGAGCCGTTCAGCGCCCTGGACGCCGCCCTGCGCGCCGAGGTGCGCGAGGACGTACGCGGCGCCCTGCGCGCCGACGGCGCGACGGCCGTCCTCGTCACCCACGACCAGGCCGAGGCCCTGTCGATCGCCGACGAGGTCGCCGTCATGCACGACGGCCGGATCGTGCAGAGCGGCCCTCCGGACGTGGTCTACGGTGCGCCCGCCGATCCCTGGGTCGCCGGCTTCGTCGGCGAAGCCGTCTGGCTGCCCGCCGAGCTGACCGGCGACGGGGCCCGCACACCGCTCGGCCCCGTGCAGGTCGTCACCACGGACGGCCGTCCGCCGTACGCGCCCGGACGGGTACTGCTGCGCCCCGAGCAGATCGAGGTCGTCCCGGCCGACAGTGCGGCAGTGATCACCGCGACCGTCGTACGCCGTGACTTCCGGGGCCACGACGCCCTGCTCGCGCTGCGGCTGACGGACGGAACACCGATTACGGCCCGCATCTTCAACCCGGCCTCGGTCCCCCATCTCGTCGGCAGTGAAGTCGGCTTGCGCGTACACGGCGCCGCTCGAGCCTTCTCCCGCACGGTCCAGAGCCCCGCAGTCGCCACTCGTCCCCGAGGCGGCGGAGCATGGCCGGGGTGAACCTGGACGAAACAGGTAAGGGCGCCGGTGCGGAGGGAGGCTACGGCTCGGCGTCGCATCCTGCCGCGGCGCTGTCGCGTGTCTCGGAGCGCGAGCAGCCGCACGACGGAGTGCTCCGCCGAGCCGGTGGTGATCGGGCGCGGGGCGCGTGGTTCAGCCGGGTTGCTGGAAGCCCAGCGTGCCCGGCATCGGGGCGCTCACTGGAACACCGTGTGGATCTCCCGATCGGTCGCGGAGTGGGAGGCGAGCAGGCGTTCGTCCCCGGCCCGCAGGCGGATTGCCGGGTCCGGCACCGTGGGCTGCCCGTCCAGGACCGGCACCGGCACCGGCACCGGCACCGGCACCGGCATCGTGATGGTGAGGACGCCGTGCCCGTACTGCGCCGTGGCCTCCTCGCCCTTCGCCCCAGTGGGCAGCGGAGTGCGGTGGCCGTAGACGGACTGCCTGTCCGGGGTCACCCTGCTGCGCTGCGCGCGCAGGGTCAGGACACCGTCTGTGATGGTGATCTCGATGTCCTCGGCGTCGACTCCCGGAAGCTCGGCCAGCAGCACATACGTCCCGTCGGTCAGGCGCTCTTCCACATGGATGCCGTGCGTTTCCGGAACGGTGTGCATCACGGGGAAGCCGGCCTCCGCCCAGTCGGTCGGGGCGGACGGCACGGGCAGGCCGGGGAGCCACTCGATCGTGCTGGTCATGACGTTCACCTCTTCTCCCATACCAGCGTTCTCCACCGGGCACTGCGCGCGCTTGGGCCGACCGGCCCCACCGGGAGGGTCGGGCGGCACCTGCGGAAGTCCACACAGCTGCCGTACGCGTCTTCGCCGAGGCGTGAGGGCGTCGGACGCGTGTCGGGCATCGCCGTCGCCGAGGACCGAGCCGCCCCGCCCCGACCTGTGGCTCGATCCGTGGACGTCCGTGGTCATCAGGATGGTCGATCAGCCCACGGACGCAGGCGGTGCGGACACCGCGCCCACGCCCCGGAGCTGTTCGCCGCGTCGCCGACGACCTGCATCGCCCTCTACGTGGATCGCTGTCCGACCCGCCACGGCCTGCACTATTCAGGCCTGCGGGTTCGCACGGAGTTCGCCATGGCTCCCGAGCGCCCGGCCCGCGTCGCATCCGTACGCGCGTCACCGTCGTCCCGCCGCCCGCCCTCTCCGTCCAGTGCCGGGCCGGAGGCTTGACGCCCGGAAGGTGGGAGGTGGTCCGGTTGCCCGTTTCCACGCCCTCACCCGCCAATCGGCGGACGAGCGGACCAAGCCCCCGACCGGTAGAAGGAGCCCGTCACCCCAGCGACGGCCGAGTGGACGTCCGGGTGGCCGACGGGGGTGGACCGAGGGCGCCGGCGTTCACCCCGGGTCTCGGCGATCAGCATGTCGACGCAGGCCAGCAGATCCTCGTCGTGTGCGGCCCGGCGTATGCGCCGCGCGGCGGAGCCCTCGGCGAGGGCCGCCTCGGTCAGCGCCTGGACGGTCTGCCAGTCGCCGTGGGCTTCCAGAGCCGGGCGCATGCGCGTGAGCAGCTTGCGCACGACCTGACCCGCGGGTGCTTCCTGGTGGGTCTCGGGGTCTACGAGTGTGGCTTCCAGGGCGCACCGGGCGGCCCGCCACGAGGCGCCGCGCAGCCATTCATGTCGGCCCCGGCAGTCCGGCGCGCGGCCGGTCCGCAGCCTCTCCTGGGCGTCGATCACCAGGGCACGGAACAGGCCGGCGACGAGTACGACCGTCTCGGCGCGGGGGCAGGCGTCGCACAGGCGCAGCTCGAGCGTCCGAAGGTGCGCGCTGGGACGTACGTCGTAGTAGATCATTCCCTCGTCGCTGATGGTCCCCGCCCTGATGAGGTCCCTGACCACGCCGTC
This region of Streptomyces chromofuscus genomic DNA includes:
- a CDS encoding Hsp20/alpha crystallin family protein; its protein translation is MTSTIEWLPGLPVPSAPTDWAEAGFPVMHTVPETHGIHVEERLTDGTYVLLAELPGVDAEDIEITITDGVLTLRAQRSRVTPDRQSVYGHRTPLPTGAKGEEATAQYGHGVLTITMPVPVPVPVPVPVLDGQPTVPDPAIRLRAGDERLLASHSATDREIHTVFQ
- a CDS encoding ABC transporter ATP-binding protein, which encodes MAELRVTAVHKSFGEVRAMRGVDLTVRSGTLTAVLGPSGSGKTTLLRCIAGFEPVDAGEIRLDGHRIAAPGRTVPPERRRIAVVPQEGALFPHLTVRGNVAYGLDRHSRRTGRIETVLALVGLAGCEDRMPHHLSGGQQQRVAVARALAPHPPVVLLDEPFSALDAALRAEVREDVRGALRADGATAVLVTHDQAEALSIADEVAVMHDGRIVQSGPPDVVYGAPADPWVAGFVGEAVWLPAELTGDGARTPLGPVQVVTTDGRPPYAPGRVLLRPEQIEVVPADSAAVITATVVRRDFRGHDALLALRLTDGTPITARIFNPASVPHLVGSEVGLRVHGAARAFSRTVQSPAVATRPRGGGAWPG
- a CDS encoding carboxylate-amine ligase, whose product is MSVRIGVEEEFHVVEMESGMLVPRAARCLSLLPRRTFKSELHQSVVESNSGVHTSLDGLYADLTATRRRLDAAASSLGLAVVAAGTAPLAPGVFASPTAGARYRRMVEAYRKVAEEQLICGAQVHVDVPDRDTAVRVMCVVSPWLPVLLALSASSPYWQGSDTGYSSWRTMLWQRWPTAGPPGCFADAADYDGVVRDLIRAGTISDEGMIYYDVRPSAHLRTLELRLCDACPRAETVVLVAGLFRALVIDAQERLRTGRAPDCRGRHEWLRGASWRAARCALEATLVDPETHQEAPAGQVVRKLLTRMRPALEAHGDWQTVQALTEAALAEGSAARRIRRAAHDEDLLACVDMLIAETRGERRRPRSTPVGHPDVHSAVAGVTGSFYRSGAWSARPPIGG